The Argiope bruennichi chromosome X2, qqArgBrue1.1, whole genome shotgun sequence sequence TGATGTGGTATTTCACAAAACctagaaattgtattaaaatctttcaagaaaatttaaaataataataaccttgTGTTACTTATTCTTACTTTTACTGTTTTTTATAgttgtaattgtttttatttattacttattcttatttttaaaacttcatttttgcaTTCATTGTGTTATATGAATAAACTAGAAAACTacaattctgtaaatttaaagcaaaatgaatttGACATGTCTCGTTCTCTATCACATGACCCCAAGTCTGccataaattttcagaaaaaattttaatgtcactTTTCTACTTCAAAGTTCTCTAAACAACTAGGTAAGCAAAACTTTTATAAGAATTGaagtgcgaaaaaaaaattaagctaataaacttctgaaaaatgcaatgatttcactttcttttcacagtcaaaaactattttgtttcaataagatTATCATAACTCGGTCTCTAAATCTATATAATGCTGTaattgttacttatggcacttctGCAAGCACGCTGATAAAGTCAGCGGTTTAAGCTGAGTTTGTGCAGTAGCGTCTGAGGGTAAGGGCCCCTGAGCTTTCgcgggcagaagtctgacttctagctcatatgaagatgacactcatacactcgcttgcacaacccctttttacaggagggctctttcacacatctcatagatagagCAAGGTGaagaacccgggacgcccagaacacagggaagacgcgctacccctaggccaggacgtcggccCTCAATATGTAAATCTTATAAacagatttggaataatttttgacATTCAGGCGGCGATAGGAAAAGCCGAACCtctgtttaaattattatgatgattaaaatgtgttacaatatttaaaaccgtctccgattatttttattattataattattatctcaCATGCATTGTTAAGTcataaaaaattgacttaaatgtTCAATATAAGTACAGAGGCCTTTTCAtcaaattcttaatgtttgattaCACTTACATTCTGaatgtttgaattttacattCTTTCATCGCTcttcgtttttttaattttcaattttatgcaaaatctgttaaacaatataaaaaattcctttacaTTCTTTGAAGTAAGTTTCCGCCATTAATAAATGAATCactttatttgtttaatgaatcacaaaatttatcctaatttcatcaaattttgcaaCAGTTTTTAGCAGACTATATCACTATATCGAGCTCTGCTTACAAGAGAACGATAAAAACTAGAGTTGTCAGGCTAGCATTATTTACTACTTATCCTTAAACTGCTCAGTTTGAAGTACAGATGCTGGAAGAGTTCTTTGAGTCCAtagattctatttaaaaaataaaaatactaccaAATAACAAATGTACTTATTTTGCCTATAGATATGCTAATGCTACGATCTTTACAACAAGTAGGGATATTCTTCTTCGGAAAAAAGATATAGCCACCTATACATTGTTTATTAACAGACGCCATTTTGTGGTTATTGTAGTATTGGATGATAATTTAAatctatgtaaataattattgaaaatatgaaataatttcacgCTAAGTGATTACTTAGGAATtccaataaaatgattttttttaaaaatggaaacggCCTCTGTAATTGTTCTGAATGCAACCGAAATATATCGTGATGATGAATGAAATCATAAATGATCGAGAGTTacaaaatatggaagaaaaatggTGTGAATAGATAACTGGATACTTGAAATATATGAATGGACTTTAGTCagactttatttaataatagatgtCCGATTTTTGAGCATCATCTAGAAACAATGagtaaattacattaataattatcaGACTGAAGAGAAAATCTTAAACGTACATGTTATTTCTACaacttaaaattgtttaaatcttGTTCTATAATATGttcaataaaagtaaatagaaCTGACATATGGAAATGAAGATTGTTTTCGATGTTGcaacattcataataaaaatataatactaattaGTACTAATTAGACAGAcgtaaaaagattttcttattctcatttcaagtCATATTAATCGTTAATTTTTATCAGTACTTATGATGATTTTTATCAGTATATGATTTGCGTTCAATAAAATAGTACTGACATATGGAAATTAATAGTGTTTTCGATGTTGcaacattcataataaaaatacaatactaATTAGTACTAATTAGACAGAcgtaaaaagattttcttattctcatttcaagtcatattaattgttaatttttatcagTACTTATGATGATTTTTATCAGTATATGATTTGCGTTCAATAAAATAGTACTGAAATATGGAAATGGGTtacaattattatcaattttccattcattttgaGTATTTAAGATAATCTTTCAGGCCTATCTCAAACGTTTCAGTTATCATCTAATTTTTGCTCTAGATACTGAGAATTTGATGTTAACATATACTGAACTGAATTCATAGCATAGCCACTTGTTTTTAAACGATTTTGCTTAActtcatgcttttaaaattggAACCGGATATTCAATATacaaaagttttgatattttgtgaaattattaaaacctaattaaatacttcaataattttaagcatcttaattatcaattaatatattaacttaGCTAAAAATGATTTCACTGAATTGGCGTTATCTAAAaactaattcaagaaatattaattatttgattccaTTGAATGTGCAACCATGAATTATGAGATATAtcaaaggatgaaaaaaaaaaaaagagagagaaaaaattaagatttgttttattggagtattaaaaagtagaaaataatattttttatcgaaagTCAAGCAATATAATGCAGAAATTAATATATACTCTAATAGTACTgaagaaatgtttgaatattcattgaaagataaaatatatcataaatgtgtttaaaatttctatctactttacaattttaattgcaaagaagtttttaaaaaataatgttataaagaataaaatatatttgttacaaaatatgctaaaatggaatatgtaaatttcaaaaaaagaataaataatctgGAATTGAACTGTGTGATACATTTAgcagaaatcaaattttcaaatcaatgaaTAATATGAGAAATGCCATGCTTATTTTAAATCACAAACTCTACGTAGGAAGTCTCAGCTGTTCATGTTTGTTATGAaatcaatattctaaaaattcattccTTCTAAGAAGATTCTATGTCCTTAacacgtctttaaaaaaataaatatttgaaaaaaaaacatctgcagATATTGTTTTAAGATATACGAAATATTGTAATCGACACCACGAGATCTTGAAGAGATTTAACCAAtcagaataaactatttttagaattatttctatcTGTGAACTTAATAAATCAAGAACGGAATGAATAAGGCAATAGAAATGTGATATGCtgttttcacaaaaaattttgaacgaaatccttcaAAGAAATTACTGTTTACCTAATCTTGAGTATTTGAAGGCAAAAAAGGAGATAAACGCCCGATCTTTGCTTCAAATTGTTTGAGCTGTATAAATACTTCTGTAAGTAGACTCAATGTTTCGAGTTATTATCTCAAATTCTGGATCAATTTGGGAAGAAATGCGAGAGGCACTTTCGATTCTTTTCATTATGTGTCATAAAATTCTCCAAGTAATGTAAGTAATTTACGAGTTAGTATAATACATCATGAATTTTAATCAgagaagttattttaatttatatttttgggtTTATTCAAAAACGACAAAAAACATAACTTAATCTGAAGTAGTTCGCaactatatcaaaatatttcttcaatttcttcaaAGACACAAATTCACGAATTacagtatttttacttttgttatttaaCAGTATAATTTAAGGTTAATAGTGATATATTGATATAAAGTCGTTATAACATCGTGTATAATACGTTTGTTCAGTTACGAGAAAATCgtcttaatcttttaaaaaactgaaataatattacTTGCTCGAATGTAGAACtgcattaaattagattaccGACGTGcagaataatttgtatttaaatataaattatattattttgtgagTTTTTGTAATCAAGCACTACTTGagtatgcattaaatatttctagcAGCTCATTAAATGAATGTAGATAATACTTTAAGACAATTATATGATAAAGCTGTCTTTTCGCAACTAAACTGTCACTAAAACCCATTGTTTTATATAAAGTCAGATCTgcaaatgaaaacttaaaaaaaaaatatcgaaatgatGAGTAATTAAGTAACCTTTCAGCAGTCTTTTTTCTAAACAGCCCAGTGCCTGAAATCACATTTTGTAAAAAGGGATATTTTAGGGTTGTGAAGGTTTTCAGTTACATGGATTTCCATTAAATGTCTCAGTTCTAAGAAAATGTCATGATTTCTTTCAAAGGTTTAAGCATAATGATTCTTTATTAGAATAGAAAAGAAAGCCATGATTCCCAATTATGGGCTTAagtataattagtaaaataaatcattaataaaagttCATGTTTAAAAACATCTACTTTTTTctcaacaattaaaatatatgattagaatgttaaaataaatgaatagcaacttagaaattctttatttctaaaatgaaaatatttattaaataaaaaacccTTTTGGCTGTATTTCGTTTGCAATACATAACACATCTATGTTTAGACGATAATGTGTTGTTGAAATCGATTTTAATGTAAAAGgcatgatgattaaaattatagggtttataaattaaagtttcataaattttaagaaaagctgAACTTGAAAAATAGTTCTGCTGTCTGACAACTTCTTATGTCACTTAGGTTACGGTAATTATAAGCACAAAACGCCTaatgtgttaaataaaaatgattcaaaaattttcatactgTATCTGAAACCAGCATTTGAAGTTTCtatcaggggaaaaaaaacaatttcaactgaacgaaatccatttactttcttgttttcaatgtatatgttaccgttaaagtatataatgcagttatttcatagaatacctagttattccatgaaataactgatcgtgtccgttaaagtgtgtaatatgttattaatttgacactttaactagttattctatgaaataactaggtattctataaattaactaatgagtgacagttaaagtgtaaaataaacaatttatctaaaatgaaattaaactaatgatagacagttaaaatgaaaaagaagcaatttatctaatttatgctgcgtataaatggtatttacggaaacgtaccataaaatcatttgttacaagaagaattactaaaatgacacttagaattacaaagaacattatttctaaaacaaaaacattttttgttgacacactgggttttacacgaacattttttaaatccctgaccagtaTCTATACTTTGAGCTGCAgttcataaatgcagtaggggtggaaggtaaatgtatttgtcgtgcgagatatatgatatagattattttacactttaacgggctgcagatcgttattctatgaaataactagttaaaccatgaaatacaagagagttttacactttaacagacacgatcagttatttcatgaaataactaggtattctataaaataacggatttcatactttaacggtaacatatgcACAGACATTGGGACCAAGGTATTATGATGTCTAGTCGAAAgcctgaatataaatttattggaaaGTAAGAACTCAcctttatgttttcttaaatgaCTTTTCAACTGCATACTATTCGAAAAAACCGTAGAACAATTCAAGCAAGTGTATTTCTTCTTCTTCACAGACCGAAACACGGATGAGCTTGAAGGCCCTATTTTGACGGAGGACGGAATAATCACAGGAGGTTTGTTAGAAGTACTTTGGTTTTCAAACATACAGCTTTTTTGAAACGAACATGCTTCATCCCTAGGTGGAGGAGAGAAAGGCCTCCAAAGCTCTGTAGTTTTGCTGGAATATGCAGGATAATCCACCACAGGCCTTTGTATTTCTTGATGAATCCAGAGATTTTGACATACATTCGTTTTTGTAAAGAAGTTTTCATAATGCCTAGAGACTGGCTTTGCAAATTcgcttgaaatatttgaataatctttttcCCAAAAGTATGTTGATATCCTGGAAGAATTTAAAGTTCGAAAATCGCTGAAAGCTGACGTCCTCACTGTTTCTGAAGAAAACAAGTTTGTTCGATCGTAGATCCCATTGAATTTATGCAAATTTGGTTCTAAAGCATTCGTTTCAAACATTGGATGTAAAAGAAGTGACATGTCTTTGAAGAtattatccttaaaatattttggagtGACAATgttaatttgttttacttttcaaatagCTCAAATTCTGATATGGAACCTCAAAACTTAATCAGATGCGATAGTTACACTAAATACTTTTGCTTATCTTCTAAAAAACTATTCTTTCTTTGGCATTAAAACATATGactaatcaagaaaaaaaaatgcaaatacttcAAGTATTGAAACTGCTGACTTAACTGAACTCATAGGACGTAttcttaaaactctttttttcctaaaaaaactAAGACCATAGCAAAATACACCTCTCAAGtaaataatgatagaaatttcTCTCACCTTTTGACAGCAGTATCGCTTTGAGAAATACGCCCCTCGAAACACAATTAAAAGTGAAGAGAGAATAAAGAGACACTTGTTAGCTAGTGATAAGATCAGGAGTCGTCTCTGATTAGTTCTATGAATAAGAATTCGAGAAGCATATCAGTCCAACAATAGACGTGTTTACATGGGAAGAGATTCATTTGTTACGAAGGCTTCTAAATGGTTTTGCAACaaaagaaaacgataaaaatCGAAAACGTAACATGAAAAACTTCTTTGCAGTATATGTGGAATTaggtatgtaaatatatatatatatatatatatatatatatatatatatatatatatatatatatatatatatatatatatactgaaaagggaaatttacaaatatgcaaATGCACATGAATAATTacagtattacaaaaaaaaaccatttttttcaacaatgacTTTTAAGATGAATTTGAATGCTGTTCATTTTGTTTATTGGTTCTTGTCTTATTTTCAAAGGTATAATTTAAATGCTCAGTATAGAAGGTATATAAGTTTCATCTGAACATTTCAACATAGGAATTAAAagctgaattaatttttgatggctagaaaattttattttgcgtcTTGGTAAGGagtagctttatttttaaaaatttatttatcatcacATTCTTCTCCTTACATTGTTGGTATGGATTGTGAGCATAGACTAAGGTTAAGGGCATGTTTTTAACTGTTTGAAGCAAAGTTGGAGGTCATTTCATTAATGGTAGCTACAACATTACTTCCTTTAAAAAACACTTAATCATCAACACATGTTGCTGGAAAGTCATCGCTAAAACCACGCTTTCTACAAATATTGACTGTTAATAGCCTGGTGTAACTAGTGAAATTGCAGTGTTTTcactttatattgaaaataagaaatttcagttaaattgtccttattttaaatttagcgaaaaaaaaatcgaaattaagaAAGTTTTGAGGTCATTTAGGATAACTGGGAAAGAATTtcacagaaattttcttttttttttatttgaaatgctcTTATGAGAAAGCAAATAAACTTGTAATTTATATGagtgcataatatatatatatatatatatatatatatatatatatatatatatatatatatatatatatatatatatatatatatatatatatatatatatatatatatatatatatatatatatatatatatatcttgttcaaattttcaatcgttaataaaatgctttttattcatccactcaagttcaaatgcatttttttaaacttgtagtggatgacactcgatgttaatactgttttttttcaaatattaattaattaattaactgtgtccagtaatttctatttgctcaccaaagtcgccaaatcagTTGCCAAgccaccaaatggtcgccaagtttgtcgccaagctctgagattactgacgcgacacccgatcataaataatataagatatatataaataataaaaagtaactaaaataattttttgtgttgacctaagtaggaattgacttaaaactttttttatatacattacttgtttctaattattttattaattcccaACCTCAGTTACAGAATCGTTCATTATTGCATCGGTGTGTTCTCAATTACCCCACAGTCTGTAGGAATACTgccgatactgcttcgttcattGGTGGCAGAGTGGTCGGTTGTACACAAGAAGGCTGTGGGATAATTATGAACACTTTCTATGTCTTCCGATGACAGTAACGAACTGatttgaatagaatatatttGTAAGGATAAGAAATTACAactaattgcttcaaaatttattttaccaccCATTCCCAAGTAccccaaaatattatttttcaataaaaatatatactatttcatagaataatagATGGATCATGTCGAGCAAAGGACGCATAACATATAAATTCATACCGGAAcccaaaattataaaaagaatatctcACCCGATGATAGAACAAATTATATCGAGACATGGAAGATTTCCTGAATACTTCTACAGATTCGGAAGGATGTAAGACAATGCATGTATATGAGGGGAAATAGGCTCAGTCCAGCACTATATAAAAGAATGTATCAAACTCAAAGAAATTATAAGAAGACTCattatgaatagtaattttaacacaatattacaatatcctggaaatgtaaaaatatgaaaagaaatgatggaaaagatttctagccttttaccgACAGTTTAAAGATCCTTTGAACTTTTGTTAACTGTTGTTTTCTTACGCAGAAATTTGAAgagttaatgagcataacagcctgttacaataatccctgtttatgcagcttagttctgtggtaatggGGTGACTAGCtgtaattgaaagaagaaaaaaaaacgttatcaGGTTTAGATGATTCTCTGagaaaaatgtaactaaatttcaAGGAAGGTTGAAGCAAACTTTAGGGATAATTATGCTCCAAGGCATGATAGTTCCTGAAGgggaattataattattcaagttaaaatatttccttagaaAAGAATGATAGAATGTGCACATAGATCTGTCATAATACAACTCAAACTTTCATTTCAGTGATTAAGAAATTCCCTTGCTCTCTAACCAGCTATTTTCATTTCCGATAAGAGATACTTACCTAAAGAACTTAGTTGattattcttcatttataattttattgctcAAGTTCagataattcttttgttttttatattgaagCCTTGACATTTCTTACTCAACAGCATTTCCTGGATGACGGATTATGGAAAAATCATATTCTCCTAATTCGTATTTTTTAAccggaataaatattttgtgaatttttatactCGAGCTTTTCCGAATATGCCTCATCATAGCTGCAGAGCAACTATTAGGAGAAGAAATGGTTGTCTTtaagaatcttttaatatttttggaatttttcttaattttctgatTAATGCAGCATGGTCATATCTGGATTTTGTGCAAAAACTAACTACCAACCATGCTCTGTGCAACAGAGCTCTTAATCCAATTTTCGGgtcattaatttttctgaaattgtctATACGTCGACATTCGGATTTTGAATAGGAAAAATTCTAAGTATATTCAAAATTGGGAATTTTCCAGTGATTGTAAATATTGAAGGTGCCCCTCCATGGCcggataaaaaatttgaatttattgaggattttataatttttcctaaatCATCCACATCTGacgtaatttttcaaaaaaaaaattccatttacatAGAGAACTTAATCATTTCTTTATCCTTATGTATATTAATGGCTCAAAGTTTAGATATCACGTTAAATCAGCAGCAATTTTTCCAGATACTGCAATCGTAGAAGTACTGAATTCTTTCTGTTTAGTTTTTACTTCGAAGTTATATACGATTTACCGAGGTCCTGTAAAAATTTCCACTTGTGTTTCCCCATGTATCTCCTTTATACGGACTCCAAATATAGcacagaaagttttaaaaatgattgttttcgCTCCTTAGTTTTGGACTGCTTACATCTTTACAACACACTTAAGAATCATTCCGCGATTAGATTCTGTTGGATACCTGCACATGTcgaaatttgagaaaatgaaaacACTGAGAAGGTATCCAAAAGCTCAAGAATAATCAAAGATAATTTTGTTCCATTAGTAGATGCTTTACAAGTTGTTAAAACAACTCGGACCCGTGTATTTTGACAAGACTTCGTATAGGCCACACATTTTCAACACAAAAGTACCTTTTACTCTCGACTATGTACTCGTTTTCAAGGCTTCCAATTGCATTTTAACTATAAAGTACATTCTATATGATATATATGAAGGCCTAGCCCACTTTGGTGCAATTATTACCgatttacaaaacattttgagTGATAACTctcatgtaaatttatttatccttaaaaagTTTTTCAGTTGATCGCATTATTTAGTTCTGtgatttttgtaaattctaactaatttttttttcttgtgtgatTTATAACTAACAAGCATTTGGCTCAATATGACCTTGTTTGACTCTTGTGACATAAAAAACTGAAATCGTATGAATTACTTTTAGATTTCaatgaaatgtttgttaaataaggaaattttttcagtggtaattttttctaaaaataagataataaaaattgataagaatGGAGTGGGCAAGGGAGCTTTAGACTGACGGCAGCAAAAGCATCTGGATGTTGTGTCACTTAAAGATATATGGTCGAAAAAATCTCCAGTGGCTTTTactattgcaataaaattaaggagatcccattttattctttttcgagTTCGAAAACATATTCAAATCTCTCTCACCCACACTTTTCAGCCTCCCATTAGGCGTCAGTTGtcaattgtcatttaaaaaaaaattgaaaaaatcgcAGGAGAACATGAGATATCTTTACAGCTGAATGATATGAAGCAAAGATTCCCCATCTTTAGCCATCTTCCTCGATTTATGCAAGGATTGTCATGTTCAAATGGCAGCCAAACAGCAATCAAAAGGTAGCAAAGTTGGCAAAGATAGTTAGTTACCTTTTCGACTGTTCGCCTTTACAGACAGAACTCTCCAAAATGATTAGCGCAAAAGGTGCTTTTTCCACAAATacgagaaaaaaagaatttttattttaccaaatacAAAACAAACAAGTCTGCAGTAAAAGGGCTACCTTGAgtacaagatgaaaaaaaatgtcttcctaaaatattaaataacaaactcCTCCTATATTCAGatgtaaacttttaaattttaactcagaTGTTTTAATACATGTAGCttaagtttaagaaaaatattcattaaaatagaaatgcaataaatcatatttaagttTGCAATGTAAAAGAACTTCAAAACAGTTGCTCAAATTTTTCAccacttataaatttaagaaacacaATCACACCTAAGAAATTTAATGCAGgtaataacaatatttcaataaattattatcattttaacattatagaaaaattacattaacagtttttataaaagtaataaataaaaaaattaatatattccgAAAAGGTTTAACTgagttgttaaatattaaatttaaaagtgttttaaaaaagggaataaaaaataattgtgataaCAGTACGACATAAACATAAATAGTATTCCAGCTTTCTTATCTCATACAATCCACTCTAAAGGCGATAAACGACTAAATGAAGTtgttgtttccttttatttttggaaaatagtttACTTATATAAGCTCTATGAAGTCTTTTGTCGaagagcataaaaatataatcagaaaatttatttgacttttaaaatacaaaaatctgcTGTTTGTGTGCAGAAGTATGGGGTAGAAACTTtaacatatcaaataaatatactaaaaagacagctttttttatttttatttttcaatttttaatctttttaaccGTATATATACTTTTATGGTGAAACGCATTTGGAAAGGATTTTCTTGTGCTTCTATATgggaaaaatacaattaaatgcaTGCCATTCAGACTATCATGATGCATCAAGTAATTCAACAAAAATCTTTCTCCATCTGTACGTGCATATGTGATCATGTAGTAAAGTCAAAAACTAATATTGCATGCTCGAATCcatcatttcaatataaatcgTTTCCTACTTTTTcaggaataatatttataattttctgaaatggctaagaatagaaaaaatagtaaaatattaaaattaacggATACCCgacatgcatttaataaattgctGGTATAAATAAAACGACAAAGTACAAGTCGATGACAAAAAATACctttagtaaattataattaaaatgttatattttaatttttaatgaaggatCTTTTTTTGGACGATATCAATCTGGCttgattttttaatcatattattttcagcattttgaCACTTTTGTTTTGATGCTAaccataaaacaaaaaaagaatatttgatagtaaataattttgataatacaCACAAAAAcgcatgcattaaatttttttttattattttctattttttagtttttcttatatttcatgatgaatttttttcttgttgaatatTGCAAGACGCCTTTAATGCGTAtataaaattaatcgattaactgataatcaaggtttgaaaatatttaaataatgtattgcttcactaaggattttaaaattctagtctattaaaaagcgaataaaaaacaatttaaagaattctATCAATACAAATaagaaactaattaattaaaaaattaataaaaacaatttttaaaaacctttttattaacGTAATACACGTTTAACATAAGACACGATTTTTcccttttagattttttttctgcaattcacTGCTAGTTGGCACCAGGATTGtggaatcaaaattcaaattaaacgaATCGTTTAATTTATAgctaagttttgaaaatattaaaatattgcattaccaTCATAAACATAAAAGCGTACAAAATGGAAAACTGTAGAATAtcaaaatgtgaatgaaaaatcGGTCGCGAAATTCCACCTtcacaaaaatgtgaaaaaagcaatgaaaatatatttaaattaattgatcgCATTTGTAATCAATTTAGTCCTGCtaatttctttgtaataattttagaatgcatttatttttttttacccagTGAAATAGTTATAAGAAACAGTTAAGAAATAGTTATAAGTTAAGATTAacttataaacatatttattgtcataaatattattatcgtgtgcgtgagtgtgtgtgtgtgtgtgatattctTTCACATTTATATCGTCAgcaaaatgataagaaataaaatgatctaTTATTCCAAAACACAATAGTAAGAACATTTTTAAGACAATGATAAGATGTAAATATTAGGGTTTGAAGCCAGGCGCCAGCTCCTCAGGAATCATCCAGACAAAATCTTATCTCGCTTAGATTTGGGAGAAAATAAAACGAGACATTGATGAAAGCTTTATTTTGATAAGTAATtcaaataaagagaaagaaataagagaaaaatcaattatatcaGAAATGGATACATTCTGCTCTGATATGGAAGTAAAAGTAAAACTGTTATA is a genomic window containing:
- the LOC129960793 gene encoding Wilms tumor protein homolog — encoded protein: MSLLLHPMFETNALEPNLHKFNGIYDRTNLFSSETVRTSAFSDFRTLNSSRISTYFWEKDYSNISSEFAKPVSRHYENFFTKTNVCQNLWIHQEIQRPVVDYPAYSSKTTELWRPFSPPPRDEACSFQKSCMFENQSTSNKPPVIIPSSVKIGPSSSSVFRSVKKKKYTCLNCSTVFSNSMQLKSHLRKHKGVKPYKCEYPNCLKHFARNEELTRHRRIHSGYKPYHCNVCGKSFCRKDHLSKHLKTHLQISEKKIYVCCVPGCEHSYTRSDALTRHKTTAHSNLKNDMDFKMESK